In Sebastes umbrosus isolate fSebUmb1 chromosome 15, fSebUmb1.pri, whole genome shotgun sequence, the genomic window gtggaccaatcagagagtATCTTTCCGGTATTTTCGCTTTACGTCCCGCCTTCCATTTGACAGCTGGAGAGATGATCAAGTTTCACAGGTGAGTACCGGAAAAAATAATCCtgccttcacaataaaacatgtAGATAATCACGGATGCATTAAACCGGGTTATTTAATGTCTCAGTTGTGTGTAAACGAGTTAAATCTTGCGATGACTCAATTTacctttaaagatatttaatttcgTGGTGAAATACTGTGCTTTTGACACAGATATGGGTTTTATTTTGGAATCTTCGACCGGAAACGTGAGTTGTGTCGGTTCCATTGACCGTGTGTGTACCGGAGGTCCTCCTCGGTGTGTAACGGTCACCGTCTCCTTAACGTTTTAACCGTTTTCATCTGAAATCATTCATCGGTTCTGTCCATCATGGCGTCCGCTGCCCGCCTCCTTCCCGCCGTCACCCTCGCGCTGCTGGCTTGTTTTCCCGACGCGGTGTTCTCGCGCAGAGACGTGCTCGAGCTCAGCGACGCAGACTTCGACTACCTGGCAACGGGGCACGAGACCATGCTGGTGAAATTCTACGCTCCATGGTAACGGTTAGCTTTAGCATAGCTAGCTCACAATAATGTGATGTAGATGACGGCGGACCGACAGACTGTTAACCTGTCCTCCTTCATCccatcatcctcttcctcttcctctcctccttcatcctttcatcatcctcctctcctccattcaCCCCCATGTCCTCCTTTACCTTCTCTTCACCTCCTTCATCCtatcatcctcttcctctcctccattcactcctctgtccttccttcatctcctcttcacctccttcatcctttcatcctcttcctctcctccattcgcccctctgtccttcctttcctttctctctttcctcactCATTCCACGTTCCCTTTCCTCCTttgtttccttccttctttcctcccttcctcttctcctctacttcttcccctcctcctctcatcctcgtcctcctctccttcatcccctcctctcctctcctcctccccttcttccctcctctcctcctcttccttcctctcctcctcctcttcctccctgccttccctcccctcctcctcttcttccccactcctcctctcctcccccctcctcctctcctcccctccttccttccttgctccttcctcccttccttcctcctctcctcctcctcttcctccctcctcccttccttcctcctctcctcctcccctcctcctcttcctcctctcaggtGTGCCCACTGTAAGAAGTTGTCTCCAGAGTTTGAGAAAGCAGCGACCAGACTGAAGGGAACCGTCCAGCTGGCTAAGGtaccttcatcaccatcatcatcttcattattaatattattatctcTACCTgtctcatctgtctctctcttgtccTGTCTCACCGGTCTCAGGTGGACTGTACAGCTCACTCAGAGACCTGTGGGCGTTTCGGGGTGTCAGGTTACCCCACCCTGAAGATCTTCAGGAATGGTAAAGACTCCGCCCCCTACGACGGACCTCGCACCGCAGGtagaacacacaaatatagacacacacacacacacacacacacacacacacacacacacaaacaaacaggtgtgttgaacaggtgtgtgtgtgtgtgtgtgtgttcagatggGATCTTTCAGCACATGAAGAAGCAAACCGGTCCAGACTCAGTTCACCTGAAGACTGAAGAAGACCTCCAGATCTTCATCAACCACTATGATGCCAGCGTTGTAGGTATGATACCGTGTCATACGTTACtctgttagtgcatgtgagcgtgctctACTGGCGAGCTCACAACCGCCGCACTgcgctgctctcatacggcggttacagctgataacggcgTCCATACCGACAGCGTAgccccaccctctggttcctcaAGCAACACGCAATGTCACATGACGTCATGCTAGTCATGCTCTGCTACTTTACATTGTTACCGTACTTCATCATGTGACCttgtgtgtgtctcaggtgtGTTTTCAGGTGCAGACAGCTCTCACCTGACAGAGTTTCTGAGAGCTGCAGGTCTGCTGAGAGAACAGTTCAGATTCGCTCACACGACTGATCTGAAGCTGGGGGACAAGTACGGAGTCATCTCTGAGTGAGTACACCTGTTCCCTTAttacctggacctggacctgtaCCTGGCCGAGGCCTTGTACCTGACCGAGGTACTAGGATCATGTGATCAGTGTATTTCTACCTGCTGAAGAAGGCCATGCAAcgtggttgaaagctccaggGTTACGGTCCGGTTGGTTGTTGTCTTTCAGGAGCGTGCTGCTGTTCAGACCTCCCAGACTGTCCAGTAAGTTTGAGGACAGCGTTGTCGTCTTCAGAGATCACCTGACCATCAACTCACTGAGACGCTTCATCAGGGACAACATGTAAgactctacctgtctctgtctctacctgtctctgtctctacctgtctgtctctctacctgtctctgtttctacctgtctgtctctacctgtctgtctctctacctgtctgtgtctttacccgtctctacctgtctctgtctctacctgtctgtctgcagtcacGGTCTATGTCCTCACATGACGATGGAGACCAGAGACCGTCTGAGAGTCCGTGACCTGCTGACGGCGTACTACGACCTGGACTACCATCACAACCCCCGAGGGTCCAACTACTGGAGGAACAGGTAGAGTCCGCCTCCACCGCCTCCTTAGCCGCGCAAGGTTTCTGTAgttaagccccgccccctgtGTCTCGTTGCCAGGGTGATGAAGATGGCGTCTAAATATTCTGGGCGAGGCCTGACATTCTCAGTAGCCAATAAGAAGGACTTCCTGTCTGAGCTGGAGGACGAATTCGGCCTGGGGACCTCAGACGGAGGAGAACTACCATTCATCACGATCCGGACCAAACTGGGCCACAAGTACACCATGAGAGAGGAGTTCACGTAGGTAACCGGGCCCAACCAGGCTAAAGTAATACACCGCGAGAGAAGAGTTTGCGTATGTAACCAACGTTCAATGTCTGAACACATGTAGTATGTAAAATGAGTCAGTTTCCTGCTCACCTGCATGACCTCACATGTATGGAACCAATCAGGTCCCAGTAATCAGGTGGttggttaatgtgtgtgtgtttcaggagaGATGGTCAGTCCTTGGAGAGGTTTCTAGACGATTACTTCGCAGGTCGACTCAAACGTTACATCATGTCTGAACCTGTACCTGAGAAAAATACCGCTGCTGTCAAGGTGAGACTGTTATCCTCACATGGTCTGGTCTGTCAGCCaatgggaagagagagagagtcctcaCATGTTAGGAGCATCTGTTCCTTTAGcggtctttattttttattctcagTGGACTGTGTTGCCTTTAACCCCTGATCCACCAGcgctctgacctctgacccctgacctctgacctctctttGTGGTGCTGCAGGTGGTTGTTGCCGAGTCTTTCGATGACGTCGTCAATGATCCAGATAAAGACGTTCTGATCCAGTTTTACTCTCGGTCCTGTCCACACTGCAAGAAACTGGAGCCGGTCTACAAAGAGCTTGCTGAGACggtacatcatcatcatcagctagTGTACCTTTCTGTAGaaccacatttcccatcagccCTGTTGCTTCctgtagaagaagaagcagacgCTGCGTCTCCTTGGCCTTCTAATGATGCAGTATATAATATGACCACTTGTCTCTGTCCGTCAGCTGTCCTCTGATCCAAACATGGTCATCGCCAAGATGAACGCTGCTGATAACGACGTCCCGCAAGGATATGACGTCCAGGGGTGAGACCAGATCCATGAGCACTCTTTAGACCAGGACTCTGTGTTGACGAGGGACCAGGTCTTCAttcacgtctctctctctctgtcctcaggTATCCCACCATTTACTTCGCTCCGGTTGGTAAAAAGGATGAGCCCATCAGATATGAGGTAAACTTATCTTCAGGGGGTATAGAGCTCAGAGACTTCCTCTAGTTTAacgtctctgtgtcctcaggggTTTCTAGAGCTCAGAGACTTCCTCTAGTTTAaagtctctgtgtcctcaggggGGATGGGAGCTCAGAGACTTCCTCTAGTTTaatgtctctgtgtcctcaggggGGACGGGAGCTCAGAGACTTCCTCTAGTTTaatgtctctgtgtcctcagggtGGACGGGAGCTCTGAGACTTCCTCTAGTTTaatgtctctgtgtcctcaggggGGACGGGAGCTCAGAGACTTCCTCTAGTTTAacgtctctgtgtcctcaggggGGACGGGAGCTCAGAGACTTCCTGAAGTTCCTGAAGAACGAGGCGAGTCCCCGTCTGGTCGGCAGCGGTCTGAAGTCTGAACTCTGACAGATCTTCGTCCAACCAGCTGGTCTCCGTGAGGAGGGGACAGAGTCCTGATCCTGctgtcagacctggacctggacctggacctggacctagACCTAGATCTGGACCCGAGAACGTCCAATCAGACTCCCCCGTTACCATGACGTAATAGGTGACATCACCAGTCtgcctgttttatttatttttggaggTGTGTGGGTGTTGGACTGAGGGAGCGTGGTCACTGCTGAAAGGCTTTCTGGGTAACGCAGCGCCGCCAAAGTGTCGGCAGGTTAAACCAACATGGTCAGTTTTTACTATCAGacgtttttcttctttaaacatttgttgatttattgatttattagaTGAACTCACATGGCGTCAAATAATTCCCTAATATTACCACTAAAATATAGCATAAaagttatataaaaatgaatacacattAAATTATACCATAACAGTTATATAATAATTAGTACACATTAGAAAGaatccattcaaatataaataacatattCAAAAGTCTATTTTAATACAATATTCACATATTTACATTCAGAGAGTTATTGGTCGCTGTAATTCTTCTTATTCccagattaaagtggtaaatttacaataaaataactCAAATATTCTGAGATTTTAATGTCAAAAATATGCAAGAAAAAACGTGTAAATTCTTTGAGGTTAAAGTGACCGTCTGGGTGGTGTTCTTATGCTGGACGGCTAGA contains:
- the pdia8 gene encoding protein disulfide isomerase family A, member 8 isoform X1; this translates as MASAARLLPAVTLALLACFPDAVFSRRDVLELSDADFDYLATGHETMLVKFYAPWCAHCKKLSPEFEKAATRLKGTVQLAKVDCTAHSETCGRFGVSGYPTLKIFRNGKDSAPYDGPRTADGIFQHMKKQTGPDSVHLKTEEDLQIFINHYDASVVGVFSGADSSHLTEFLRAAGLLREQFRFAHTTDLKLGDKYGVISESVLLFRPPRLSSKFEDSVVVFRDHLTINSLRRFIRDNIHGLCPHMTMETRDRLRVRDLLTAYYDLDYHHNPRGSNYWRNRVMKMASKYSGRGLTFSVANKKDFLSELEDEFGLGTSDGGELPFITIRTKLGHKYTMREEFTRDGQSLERFLDDYFAGRLKRYIMSEPVPEKNTAAVKVVVAESFDDVVNDPDKDVLIQFYSRSCPHCKKLEPVYKELAETLSSDPNMVIAKMNAADNDVPQGYDVQGYPTIYFAPVGKKDEPIRYEGGRELRDFLKFLKNEASPRLVGSGLKSEL
- the pdia8 gene encoding protein disulfide isomerase family A, member 8 isoform X2; protein product: MASAARLLPAVTLALLACFPDAVFSRRDVLELSDADFDYLATGHETMLVKFYAPWCAHCKKLSPEFEKAATRLKGTVQLAKVDCTAHSETCGRFGVSGYPTLKIFRNGKDSAPYDGPRTADGIFQHMKKQTGPDSVHLKTEEDLQIFINHYDASVVGVFSGADSSHLTEFLRAAGLLREQFRFAHTTDLKLGDKYGVISESVLLFRPPRLSSKFEDSVVVFRDHLTINSLRRFIRDNIHGLCPHMTMETRDRLRVRDLLTAYYDLDYHHNPRGSNYWRNRVMKMASKYSGRGLTFSVANKKDFLSELEDEFGLGTSDGGELPFITIRTKLGHKYTMREEFTRDGQSLERFLDDYFAGRLKRYIMSEPVPEKNTAAVKVVVAESFDDVVNDPDKDVLIQFYSRSCPHCKKLEPVYKELAETLSSDPNMVIAKMNAADNDVPQGYDVQGYPTIYFAPVGKKDEPIRYEGGRELRDFL